The Gossypium arboreum isolate Shixiya-1 chromosome 2, ASM2569848v2, whole genome shotgun sequence region AATTTGGTTACTTTAAAATGCTATATAATTTTTGTTGTAAAGAATGGTATttggtattttggtgtttaaactaatgaaatggtatgaaaatttacatgatatgcatggtAGAATTGGTGCTAAACTTAGAATGGTAGAATTGGTGCtaaatttagaatggatgaattaaattctaatttaatttttaatggcTAATTATTGTTATAGATAtgattttaatatgattaaacatgaaattgcattggttgAAATATTGGTTTTGGATTGATTCCAGTTTAAAATTGCAGAgaaagttaaatatttataaaagggaTTCTTGTAATTGATACATTTCTTATGAAACCTCTGACCACAGTGTTAGTCTTTTGGATAAAATGCGCTAAATAACATATGCGTCACACCGTTAAGGTACAATTTACCAAAAGTATACCACAACACACGAATTTGATATCTAAAACTATAAAGGCAAAAGAAGCGCTTTATGCATTAACTTTGATGCAGCAACCAAAAACGAGTTACTCATTAACCAAAAAAAGAAATTTCTAATGTATTATTTAATTCTAGAACTTGAAAATGAAAAAACATTCTTCAATGTGTAGTAATTACATAGGCAAAATAAATAAACACCAGAAGATGAAAAAAGATTTTTCAGAATTTCAAGCCTGGCTACCCCTTGGATTCGGTTACAATCAAACAATCGAATCTATCAGTGTTGGCTAAGCTTGCGCTTTTTGGCCATCCGCCGCATCCGCTCCCGCCGCTCTTCTTCCTCTATCAACCTCAATTGTTCTTCATCCTCCTGCCTAGCAATTTTAGCACTGTGGGAggaaaaaaaagtaaatatataCTAAATGCAGGTAAATTAGATATTATCTTTTCAGTGCAAAATATTCACAGCCAAGAAGAGGTCCGGAACCGACTAAATGTCAACCTCACAAAGATGATGTACATGGCTCAACACAGCTGAACTAAATCCCAAAGTCGAAAGGATTTAGGTTACATGCACTCCTTTGTTGGAACCAAACTAGACTAATTGGTTGGACCGGGAACTGGCCGATATACTGGTCTGGTCCAAACAAAGGGTTTGAACCAATTGAACCAATAACAGGTGGTCTGACTAGTTCAAACAGTTTTTAAAACATTGGATGCACTGTCAAACAGCATTTAACAAGGACGGTTCTCTACATGCAAATGCTTGGAAGATATTTTCAAAAAAGAAATTATTAGGGaaaatttactaaccttcttCTTTCTTCCTTCATAATCTCATCCCAATTTGCCTCCATGTCACTAACGTCATCATCATCACAAACTGGATATCGATCAGTGCTGCAATGGAGAGATCAAATATTAGAGAACAAAGTTTTTGAAACATCGAAATCAAAATACTAAAAGCAACAAAGTTATTTACTCTTCTAGTTCATTCAATTATATGGCTTTGAATGGCAACTTAGTTGCACATTTTTTCCATCTCTTCTTGCGAACAATAGTGAAAATAGGAAAATGGGATCTAAGATTTCAACAAAAAAGGCAAGGGAGAAACATGATGGGATAGAGATCTTACTGGAACATATTTCTGATCATCATTAGAGCCTTTTCATCTTCACTTAATTGCTTTTTCTTGGGTCGCTGAACATTTGGTTTCATGTGAGATTGTGATGAGACTGGCTTGATTGGCTTGTTTACCTGTAAAAATTTGCGAGAGTGTAAGTGAAGAAGTGAGGCGTATTTTAAAAGTGCCTACAAAAACACAAGCATTGCTGCAAGTGAGGTTACAACCTGTGGCTTTGACGATACTGGGGGTCTTTGGTGCATCATTTTATCCTTACTACGCTCTTGTAATCCCCTTTTCTGTTCCAAGTGCTGTCTTGAATCAGATGAGTGCATTTTTGAGGGGGGTGCTTTGTGCGCACTAGGTGGGAGATTCCTAGAAGTAGGTGGAGgaatcttcttctccatctttgcGATAGGCATCTTTGAAGGCACGGCTTTAGGGCCAGCAGGCCGGCCAGACCCTGCACCATTGCTTGCGCCAACAGGCCGGCCAGACCCTGCACCATTGCTAGCAGCACCAGCCCGGCCAGGAACAGAACCACTGTTAGCACCACCAGGCCGACCAGGCCCAGTACCATTGCTTACACCACCAGGTCGGCTAGGCCCGGTACCATTGTTAGCACCACCAGGCCGGCCGGGCCCCATATTGCTAGCACCACCAGGCCGGCCAGGCCCCATACCATTGCTAACACCACCAGGCCGGCCTGGCCCCATACCATTGCTAACACCATGCTGCTTTCTAGAATCCATTGGCATCCCATTTGGTTTATTGGAAGAAGACTTGAGGGTACCAGCTTTAGAATGCAATTGACCCTTCAATGGAACTGATTTCCTTTCATCACGGATGCCTTGGGAATTTCTGCCACTATTGCTGTTGCTGCTCAATGCTTGTTTGCTTTTTGGAAACATTTGAGCCAATCGCGCctcttcaaaaatcaacaaaaaaacCTGTATAAGTTATCTGTGGTTTAAGCTCAGAGATAGAAAACAGATTTAAAACAGCTATGTAGTACCCTACCAGAGGTTGGAGCAGAAACATTTCGAGGTGGAGGCTCTTTTGCAGGCGCTGGAACCCCTCTATCATCTTCAAGAAATGAGTAATCTCTTGCAACCTTAAGTTTCTCCACTTTCTTTCTGAGCTGCACAAGTCCAGCAATTGAAAACATTAGTTATCACAGAACAGAGGTCCTTCAAAGGatcaaacaaaattaaaagtgcTCAGAGTAAATACCTCACTTGTGGGTTTGGGTGGCCGGATATGTTGCCCTTGTCTTGGTCTAGCACCATCTGAAGCAGAGTTCTTTTTACTCTACAGGAAATCACAAGGTTGTCAATACAAATTCAAACATCATGTACAACTTAGAATTATTCAATCTGtgggaaggaaaaaaaaaaaaacagatctTTAAAAGAAGCCATTAACAAGTAGTAACATCATAGACATATAAGAAGAGGGTGTAGAATAAGTGAAAGATCATGAATGTCGCAGCCTGACTCCATCTTCAAGCACTAGGCATGCATACTCGGG contains the following coding sequences:
- the LOC108467233 gene encoding uncharacterized protein LOC108467233, with product MRGYDREEVEDYDDYDMEGEYQDEDILEEDGDGYEEEEEEEEEEETRQPTQEEVEYLELRQRLKESIRRKRKHGAVGSSQEKKLPYNNFGSFFGPSQPVIAQRVIQESKSLLENQNLVSKMLTSSQSSKKNSASDGARPRQGQHIRPPKPTSELRKKVEKLKVARDYSFLEDDRGVPAPAKEPPPRNVSAPTSEARLAQMFPKSKQALSSNSNSGRNSQGIRDERKSVPLKGQLHSKAGTLKSSSNKPNGMPMDSRKQHGVSNGMGPGRPGGVSNGMGPGRPGGASNMGPGRPGGANNGTGPSRPGGVSNGTGPGRPGGANSGSVPGRAGAASNGAGSGRPVGASNGAGSGRPAGPKAVPSKMPIAKMEKKIPPPTSRNLPPSAHKAPPSKMHSSDSRQHLEQKRGLQERSKDKMMHQRPPVSSKPQVNKPIKPVSSQSHMKPNVQRPKKKQLSEDEKALMMIRNMFHTDRYPVCDDDDVSDMEANWDEIMKEERRSAKIARQEDEEQLRLIEEEERRERMRRMAKKRKLSQH